Proteins encoded by one window of Oligoflexus sp.:
- a CDS encoding TlyA family RNA methyltransferase has translation MAKSEKKDKYRLDERLVALGLVGDLAEARALIMAGQVLVDEQRMDKPGQPVRDGQNLRLKDQKRFVSRGGDKLWGAIQDLGLASLVSGATVLDCGASTGGFTDCCLQLGAKKVYALDVGHNQLAWKLRTDPRVVVKEQCDIRQVTEVIDAEINWVVADISFNSVDRLLPAICAAVPAHAVHFLILVKPQFELSADAVPEGGVVSDDASRQAALKIALQAMQREGLEFLKSVDSQVTGREGNREIFVLARKV, from the coding sequence ATGGCGAAATCGGAAAAAAAGGATAAATATCGCCTGGATGAGCGCCTGGTTGCCCTGGGTCTGGTGGGGGATTTGGCCGAGGCGCGGGCCCTTATTATGGCCGGCCAGGTCCTGGTGGACGAGCAAAGAATGGATAAACCGGGCCAGCCGGTCCGGGATGGACAAAACCTGCGTTTGAAAGACCAGAAACGTTTTGTCAGCCGGGGCGGGGACAAACTCTGGGGGGCCATCCAGGATTTGGGGCTGGCGTCCCTGGTTTCCGGAGCCACGGTTTTGGATTGCGGGGCTTCGACTGGAGGCTTTACCGATTGCTGCCTGCAGCTGGGCGCGAAGAAAGTTTACGCTCTGGATGTCGGGCATAATCAGCTGGCCTGGAAACTGAGGACGGATCCCAGGGTGGTGGTGAAGGAACAGTGTGATATTCGTCAGGTGACCGAGGTCATTGATGCAGAGATCAATTGGGTGGTCGCGGATATCAGTTTTAATTCCGTGGATCGCCTACTGCCAGCAATATGCGCAGCGGTGCCTGCCCATGCAGTGCATTTTTTGATTCTGGTGAAACCGCAGTTTGAGTTGTCCGCGGATGCTGTGCCTGAAGGTGGAGTCGTGTCGGATGATGCGAGCCGTCAGGCGGCTTTGAAGATAGCGCTTCAGGCCATGCAGCGTGAAGGTCTTGAATTTTTGAAGAGCGTGGATAGCCAGGTGACGGGCCGGGAAGGCAACCGGGAAATCTTCGTGCTCGCGCGTAAGGTCTAA
- a CDS encoding PilZ domain-containing protein, whose amino-acid sequence MSKGTLKILFVDEKRITSDLEKAGYRKVGAHISQATNFGQAKEMLHKEAADVIVINFDYAEIDAVSMCEHFKKQAETAAIPVIFTSVQPLPKRVTARDNGPDLFIETPVPREFFIEQVRNLLEEKIRGTERVNHEGSVSFEHQGKTYECSIQDVSKSGILLTTEMDIPAGTKLGLSFSLPGYKKPIKVEGEVVRRINADTRKNTPAGLGIRFEDFNGDSQKRLEKYIAKSQHDDPKLVYYL is encoded by the coding sequence ATGTCGAAGGGAACGCTTAAAATTCTATTTGTGGACGAGAAGCGGATCACATCCGACCTCGAAAAGGCCGGTTACCGCAAGGTCGGAGCCCACATCAGCCAAGCCACCAACTTCGGCCAGGCCAAGGAAATGCTCCATAAGGAAGCGGCTGACGTCATCGTCATTAACTTTGATTATGCAGAGATTGATGCGGTCAGCATGTGTGAGCATTTCAAAAAGCAGGCCGAGACCGCCGCGATTCCCGTGATCTTCACGAGCGTTCAGCCCCTGCCCAAGCGCGTGACTGCACGCGACAACGGTCCGGACCTTTTCATTGAAACGCCAGTTCCCCGTGAATTCTTCATCGAGCAGGTGCGCAACCTCCTGGAAGAAAAAATCCGTGGCACCGAACGCGTGAATCATGAAGGTTCCGTGTCCTTCGAACATCAGGGCAAGACTTACGAATGCAGCATTCAGGACGTGTCCAAGTCCGGCATTCTTCTGACGACGGAAATGGACATCCCTGCTGGCACCAAGCTGGGCCTCAGCTTCTCGCTGCCGGGCTATAAAAAACCCATCAAGGTCGAAGGCGAAGTCGTGCGCCGCATCAATGCCGACACACGCAAGAACACGCCGGCCGGCCTTGGCATCCGCTTCGAGGATTTCAACGGTGATTCGCAAAAACGCCTGGAAAAATACATAGCCAAGAGCCAGCACGACGATCCGAAACTCGTCTATTATCTATAA